In Bradyrhizobium lablabi, one DNA window encodes the following:
- a CDS encoding DNA-3-methyladenine glycosylase I, whose protein sequence is MTIPFKTIRSRAEKRKGGAKALQALLPPKPEAKALARLGDDRALAEMTRRVFSAGFAWSVIEAKWAGFEQAFLKFEPGRLSLEPDEFWDALIKDARIVRNGAKIMSVRANASFVREVAKEHGSFGKWLAKWPSSDQIGLLELLAKRGSRLGGNTGQMLLRFLGWDGFVTSKDVVACLRDSGLDVAEAITSKRDLAKVQAQFNAWAEETGLPYTHLSRICGMSIGENYGTDTLARFVDGEA, encoded by the coding sequence ATGACCATCCCGTTCAAAACGATCCGCTCCCGCGCCGAGAAGCGCAAAGGCGGGGCGAAGGCGCTGCAGGCGCTGCTGCCTCCCAAGCCGGAGGCAAAGGCGCTCGCCAGACTTGGCGACGACCGCGCGCTTGCGGAGATGACCCGGCGGGTGTTTTCGGCGGGTTTTGCGTGGAGCGTCATCGAGGCGAAATGGGCAGGATTCGAGCAAGCGTTTCTGAAATTCGAGCCGGGCCGGCTTTCGCTTGAGCCCGACGAGTTCTGGGACGCCTTGATCAAGGATGCGCGCATCGTGCGCAACGGCGCCAAGATCATGTCGGTGCGCGCCAATGCCTCTTTCGTCCGGGAAGTCGCGAAGGAACATGGCAGTTTTGGAAAATGGCTTGCCAAATGGCCGTCCTCCGACCAAATCGGATTGCTCGAGCTGCTGGCGAAGCGCGGCAGCCGGCTCGGCGGCAATACCGGCCAGATGTTGTTGCGCTTCCTCGGCTGGGACGGGTTCGTGACATCCAAGGACGTGGTCGCGTGCCTGCGCGATTCTGGTCTGGACGTGGCGGAGGCGATCACGTCAAAACGCGACCTCGCCAAGGTGCAGGCGCAGTTCAATGCGTGGGCCGAGGAGACGGGATTGCCCTATACGCACCTGTCA
- a CDS encoding VOC family protein produces MISHGTFTWNELYTDNPKKACDFYGSLLGWQFEEMPGPDGVYRIAKVGDRPVAGIFEMKGEHFRGVPPHWLAYIDVDDIDKRVAAAKKAGAQMIREPFDVEGVGRLAIFKDAVGALIAWMTPVPRG; encoded by the coding sequence ATGATCAGCCACGGCACCTTCACTTGGAACGAGCTCTATACGGATAATCCCAAGAAGGCCTGCGATTTCTACGGCTCGCTGCTCGGCTGGCAGTTCGAGGAGATGCCGGGGCCGGATGGCGTCTACCGGATCGCCAAAGTAGGCGACCGTCCGGTCGCCGGAATCTTCGAAATGAAAGGCGAGCATTTTAGGGGCGTGCCGCCGCATTGGCTCGCCTATATCGACGTCGACGATATCGACAAGCGCGTCGCGGCCGCCAAGAAGGCCGGAGCGCAGATGATACGCGAGCCCTTCGATGTCGAGGGCGTCGGCCGTCTCGCCATCTTCAAGGACGCCGTCGGCGCGCTGATCGCGTGGATGACGCCGGTTCCGCGCGGCTAG
- a CDS encoding pentapeptide repeat-containing protein encodes MLFRLAFVLVSMAALLVHPHDAVAQDLLRYVDLNSPEMSTSEMTRAEVDALLKAAPPGGGEQRSANLEGKRLSHLDLSGLDFSGSNLRLARLNRTDLKGARFDRAILNQAWLIDADLTEASLVKASLLSTQMQRAKLGGADLSGARITGDLSGASLIGAKLAGADLSADMRNQSMGLMRGVLKSADLRNADLSGANLSRANLEFAKLQNANLANCNLNHASLAGADLSNANLAGADFTETDLDSTLLPSAAALAEARNLDKAWNLNQARRPQQ; translated from the coding sequence ATGCTGTTTCGTCTCGCATTTGTCCTTGTGTCGATGGCGGCGCTGCTGGTTCACCCCCATGACGCCGTGGCGCAGGATCTGCTGCGCTATGTCGACCTCAACAGTCCGGAAATGTCGACTTCCGAGATGACGCGTGCCGAGGTCGACGCGCTGCTCAAGGCGGCGCCCCCGGGGGGCGGAGAGCAACGCTCTGCGAATTTGGAAGGAAAGCGACTGTCGCACCTCGATCTCTCGGGCCTCGACTTCTCCGGCAGCAATCTTCGCCTGGCAAGGCTCAATCGGACGGATCTGAAAGGCGCGCGCTTCGATCGGGCCATCCTGAACCAGGCCTGGCTGATCGACGCGGATTTGACGGAGGCGTCCCTCGTCAAGGCATCGCTGCTCAGCACGCAGATGCAACGCGCCAAGCTTGGCGGTGCCGATTTGAGCGGCGCCCGCATAACCGGAGATCTATCCGGTGCCAGCCTGATCGGGGCCAAGCTTGCGGGAGCCGATTTGAGCGCGGACATGCGCAACCAATCGATGGGCCTGATGCGTGGCGTGCTCAAGTCCGCCGATCTCAGGAATGCTGATCTGAGCGGCGCCAATCTCTCGCGCGCCAATCTCGAATTCGCAAAGCTGCAGAACGCCAATCTGGCCAACTGCAACCTCAACCACGCCAGCCTTGCGGGAGCCGACCTCTCCAACGCCAATCTCGCTGGTGCCGATTTCACCGAGACCGACCTCGACTCGACCCTCTTGCCGAGCGCGGCCGCGCTCGCCGAGGCCCGCAATCTGGACAAGGCCTGGAACTTGAACCAGGCGCGGCGCCCACAACAATAG
- a CDS encoding L-2-amino-thiazoline-4-carboxylic acid hydrolase, whose protein sequence is MTSVLDGYLVDPNLSLLDKTRIQAQVLVPVLRALRAELGKDKADAIVKGALRDWSKQLFAAIGDGIDGNPRRKWAAIQSVWGEVSGREVEFEILRHDEEALDIDVTRCRFAEFFRALGEPELGALLICEADFDIAAVGEGEVSLDRAQTIMQGKPSCTFRYKFAPR, encoded by the coding sequence ATGACCAGCGTGCTCGACGGCTATCTCGTGGATCCCAACCTGTCTCTCCTCGACAAAACGCGGATACAGGCCCAAGTGCTGGTGCCGGTGTTGCGCGCGTTGCGGGCTGAGCTCGGAAAGGACAAGGCCGACGCCATCGTGAAGGGAGCCTTGCGCGACTGGTCGAAGCAGCTGTTCGCGGCAATCGGCGATGGCATCGACGGCAATCCGCGGCGCAAATGGGCGGCCATCCAAAGCGTGTGGGGTGAGGTTTCCGGCAGGGAGGTCGAATTCGAGATTCTGCGCCATGACGAAGAGGCGCTGGACATCGACGTGACGCGCTGCCGCTTCGCCGAATTCTTCCGCGCACTCGGCGAACCCGAACTCGGCGCGCTGCTGATATGCGAAGCGGATTTCGATATCGCGGCGGTCGGCGAAGGCGAGGTCAGCCTCGATCGCGCACAGACGATCATGCAGGGCAAGCCGAGTTGCACCTTCCGCTACAAATTCGCGCCGCGGTAG
- a CDS encoding ClpXP protease specificity-enhancing factor SspB produces MKTFPSLTLALIAICVAIAAMMQFGSEEEILRALSIANPDSLGLEQIKAGEVWRLLTPAFIHFGPVHLLFNMIWLWDLGRMIEAKRGSFFLGGFVVVIGIASNLAQFFAAGPTFGGMSGVIYGMLAYVFMQMRTDANSGYVLHKFDVITSVGWFFLCWIGALGSIANWAHSTGLIGGLAWSYLETQLARRLEPQPDQAGRGRLARLSNFIPLGIAISALALVLAIMSMRDHEMARRCVDRTGVRPDRRIAICSAILETNRRGIGARSRALIGRGDAYRDNGQYDLATQDYDAAIDLDPTSVRALAGLGLAKLNNGNTADGKADIGRARQMDPEVGEVYPELRYREMADEALAGVDLHDAAAVGTAMRGVVRRILMSLPPSTLPDEVPNERLIAFRTDASGVSIPPRLRALYPQQMSILLQYQYRDLAVRQKSFSVTLSFGQVSETLSIPFAAMTDFEDRTVNFWVHFSDVAPAVTGNAKR; encoded by the coding sequence ATGAAGACATTTCCCTCTTTGACCCTGGCATTGATCGCGATCTGCGTCGCCATCGCGGCGATGATGCAGTTCGGCTCCGAAGAGGAAATTCTGCGCGCGCTCTCCATCGCAAATCCCGACAGCCTCGGCCTGGAGCAAATCAAGGCCGGCGAGGTGTGGCGGCTGCTGACCCCCGCTTTCATTCATTTTGGCCCGGTCCATCTTTTGTTCAACATGATCTGGCTGTGGGATCTCGGACGCATGATCGAGGCCAAACGAGGATCCTTCTTCCTCGGCGGCTTCGTTGTGGTGATCGGGATCGCGTCGAACCTCGCGCAGTTTTTCGCCGCAGGCCCCACCTTCGGCGGCATGTCGGGGGTCATCTACGGCATGCTCGCCTATGTCTTCATGCAAATGCGCACTGATGCCAATTCCGGATACGTCCTGCACAAATTCGATGTCATCACCAGCGTTGGATGGTTCTTTCTGTGCTGGATCGGGGCGCTCGGCTCGATCGCCAATTGGGCCCACAGCACCGGCCTCATCGGAGGCCTGGCGTGGTCCTATCTGGAGACACAGCTCGCACGCCGGCTAGAGCCGCAGCCGGATCAGGCCGGGCGCGGCCGACTGGCGCGACTTTCGAATTTCATCCCGTTGGGAATAGCGATCAGCGCGCTCGCACTCGTGCTGGCGATCATGTCGATGCGCGACCACGAAATGGCGCGCCGATGCGTTGATCGAACCGGTGTGAGACCGGATCGGCGGATCGCGATCTGTTCGGCGATACTGGAAACAAACCGCAGAGGCATCGGCGCGCGGTCCCGCGCGCTCATCGGCCGCGGCGACGCCTATCGCGACAATGGGCAATACGATCTCGCAACCCAGGACTATGACGCTGCCATCGACCTCGATCCCACCAGCGTCAGGGCTCTTGCGGGACTCGGGCTCGCCAAACTGAACAATGGAAATACCGCGGACGGAAAGGCCGATATCGGCCGCGCCAGGCAGATGGATCCCGAGGTGGGCGAGGTCTATCCCGAACTGCGATACCGGGAGATGGCGGATGAAGCGCTCGCCGGGGTGGATCTGCACGATGCCGCCGCCGTCGGCACGGCGATGCGCGGGGTGGTGCGGCGAATCCTGATGAGCCTGCCGCCCTCGACCCTTCCGGACGAGGTCCCCAATGAACGTCTGATCGCCTTTCGCACCGACGCCTCGGGCGTTTCGATCCCGCCGCGGCTGCGCGCGCTGTATCCGCAGCAGATGAGCATCTTGCTTCAGTATCAGTATCGCGACCTCGCCGTCAGGCAAAAATCCTTCTCGGTCACCTTGAGCTTCGGGCAGGTTTCGGAAACCCTTTCGATCCCGTTCGCCGCGATGACGGATTTCGAGGACCGGACGGTCAATTTCTGGGTGCATTTTAGCGATGTCGCGCCCGCCGTGACCGGCAATGCGAAACGATAG